The genomic segment AAGAAAACGGCGGTTTGTTTATCTCTCTTCCGGAAGATGATCTTTCCTATCAGAACCTGTTTGTGGAGTCCTGCCGGGCGGCAGGTATTAATGCCGAGACGATTGACCCGGCCGAGGCGAGACTGATAGAGCCTTCTGTGAATCCTTCAATAATCGGTGCGGTGAAAGTTCCCGACGGCTCGATAGATCCTTTCAGGCTGACTTTGGCAAACGTCATCGACGCTAAAGCTCATGGTGCAAAAGTATTGGTATACCATGAAGTGACAGCTTTGATTCGGGAACAGGGGGCCATTGTGGGAGTCACCGTATTTAATCATAAAACAAAGACTGAACATAATTATTATGCACCTCTGACTATCAATGCGGGAGGTATCTGGGGACATGGCATTGCTGCAAAAGCAGGCATAAGGGTGGACATGTTCCCTGCGAAAGGCTCATTGTTGATTTTTGGGCATCGAATCAATAATGTTGTGCTGAATCGCTGCCGCAAGCCCGCCAATGCGGACATTCTCGTTCCGGGGGATACAATCTGCCTGATTGGAACGACTTCAAGTCGTGTGGGTTTTGACGAGGTGGATGATGTGAGGGTTACGTCGGAAGAAGTTGACCTGCTGTTGTCGGAAGGTGAAAAGCTGGCTCCTGCATTGGCAACAACCCGTATTCTGCGTGCATACGCCGGCGTTCGTCCGCTGGTGGCTGCCGACAATGATCCTTCCGGCCGTAACATCAGCCGCGGCATCGTATTGCTGGATCATGAGACACGTGACGGTGTGGCGGGTTTTGTAACTATTACCGGCGGCAAGTTGATGACTTACCGCTTGATGGCGGAGTGGGCTACGGATCTGGCCTGCAAGAAACTTGGTGTTGATAAGCCTTGTACTACCATGAATGAACCTCTTCCCGGTTCGCGAATGGAAGAAGGAGAGTCCAATGGCAGGCAGGTAGTGGCTGATCAGCCTAAACGTTCTTCGGTTGGGCGTCATGGTGAAATGGCTGCAAAGATTGCGTCGGAAAGCAAGTATGATAATAGTCTGGTTTGCGAGTGTGAAGATGTTACAGTGGGCGAGGTCAACTATGCGGTGAACGAGCTTGATGTGCACAACCTGATAGACTTGCGTCGTCGCACGCGTGTCGGTATGGGGACATGTCAGGGAGAACTTTGTGCTTGTCGTGCGGCAGGTTTGTTGGGCGAGGCGCATAATTGTTCGCAGAAGGCGAAAGATGATTTGGCTTCGTTCCTGAATGAACGTTGGAAAGGATTGTATCCTGTGGCGTGGGGCGAGGCGTTGCGCGAAAGCGAATATACCCAGTGGATATATAGCGGAGTTTGTGGAATGGAATAAAATGAATAAAGATGAAATTTGATGTTTTAATAATAGGCGGAGGACTTGCCGGCTTGACATGTGGAATCCGTTTGCAAAAGAACGGTGTGAAATGTGCTATTGTTTCCACCGGACAAAGTGCGTTGCACTTTTCTTCGGGTTCGTTTGATTTGCTTAATGAGCTTCCTGACGGTACGAAGGTGGATAATCCCATGGCTGCTGTTGGGAAAGTCAGTGCGAATCATCCTTATGCCAAATTGGGTAGCGAGTTTGCATATTATGTTCATGAGGCAAAGCAGCAGTTCCTTGATTTGGGGATTGAGGTGGCCGGTGATGCTGAACAGAACCATTTGCGCATAACCCCTATGGGTACATTGAAACCGACTTGGCTGACTTTCTCCGATTTTACGCCTTTCTCATCGGTAAGTGACATGGCCGGCAAGAAGATTCGGGTTGTCAATATGGCCGGATTCCTTGACTTCAATACGAAGTTTGTCGCTGACAGCTTTGAGAAGTATGGGGCAAAGTGCCAGATTTCTTCCATAAATCTTCCTGAACTGGAAAGACTGCGGATTAGTCCGACAGAAATGCGATCCACTAATATTGCCAGAGTTTTGGAGAATGAAAAAACGCTTGAGGCCTTGATAATGGAATTGGCAGGAACGGTTTCCGGTTTCGATGTGGTTGCTTTGCCTGCCGTATTCGGACTTTCGTCTGTGGCGCCGGTAAGGAGACTGAAAGAAGCGTTGAATATTCCGGTATGGCTGATACCGACAATGCCGCCGTCTGTTCCCGGTATTCGTGCACAGCAACAGCTCCGTCGTTCTTTTGAAGAACTGGGGGGAGTGTATATGCTGGGTGATACAGTGGTGAAAGCAGATTTTAAGGGCAACAAGGTGCAATCGGTATATTCCGTCAATCATGGGGATATTTCATTTGTGGCGGAAAACTTTGTTCTGGCTTCGGGAAGTTATTTCAGCAACGGATTGATTGCGCAACCCGATAAAGTTATCGAGCCGGTCTTCGGCAGTGATGTCGATTTTACTCCCGGACGTGACAGTTGGTATGACAAGTCGTTCTTCAATAAACAGAATTATATGACATTCGGCGTAGCTACCGATGAAAAGTTGCGGATAAAGATCAAGGGCGATGTACAACAGAATCTGTTTGCGGTCGGATCTGTTTTAGGCGGCTCCAATACAATACACGAGGGCTGCGGTGCAGGTGTCTCTATGCTTACGGCATTATATGTAGCGGATAACTTAATAAATGGATGAGATCATGAATATGCAGCAGAACAATATAAGCGAGAACAATTTTGAGCAATGCATAAAATGTACTGTTTGTACAGTGTATTGTCCGGTTATTCCGGTGAACCCCAAGTATCCCGGTCCGAAGCAAGCCGGTCCGGACGAGGAGCGCCTTCGCTTGAAAAGAGGTGAATATTTTGATGAGGCGCTGAAATATTGTTTGAATTGTAAACGTTGTGAAGTGGCTTGCCCGTCGAATGTGAAGATTGGAGACATCATTCAGCTGGCACGCATCAAATATAGCAAGAAAAAACCGGCATTGCGTGATATCATGTTGGCCAATACGGATTTCGTGGGCACTATGGCATCTGCTTTCGCTCCTGTGGTAAATGCCACATTGTCTTTGAAACCGGTGAAAATGGTGATGGATGGAGCGTTGAAGATAGATCATCGTCGTGTCTTTCCGAAATATTCTTCCCAGACATTCGAAAGTTGGTTCAAGAAGAATGTAATGGCTTTGCAAGAGAACTATAAGAAACATGTGACTTTCTTCCATGGCTGTTACATCAATTATAATTTCCCCCAACTGGGTAAGGACATGGTGAGTGTGTTCAATGCGATAGGCTATGGAGTGCATTTGCTTGAAAAGGAGAAATGTTGCGGGGTGGCTTTGATTTCCAACGGCTTGATAAATCAAGCGCGTAAGCAGGCTGAGTCCAATCTCCGTTCCGTTCGTAAGTCTGTTCTGGAGGACAAGCGTCCTGTTATCGGAGCCTCGTCAACCTGTATTTTCACGATGCGCGATGAATATCCTCATTTACTTGGAATTGACAATGCAGATGTGCGCGACAGCATAGAGCTGGCCACCCGTTTTATTTTCCGTTTGCTTGAGGAAGGAAACGTAAAGTTGAAATTCCGGAATGATGTGAAGATGAAGATAGCCTATCATACGCCTTGCCATATGGAAAAATTGGGTTGGGCATATTATTCCATTGCTTTATTGCGCAGTATTCCCAATGTGGATCTTACCGTACTGAACTCTCAGTGTTGCGGAATTGCGGGCACATATGGATTTAAAAAAGAAAACTACGAAACATCACAGGGAATAGGCGCTTCATTGTTTAACCAGATAGAAGAAGTGGCAGCGGATTTTGTGGCTACCGATTGTGAAACCTGCAAATGGCAGATTGAAATGTCTACTTCGGCAAAAGTAAAACACCCCATCTCGGTACTTGCGGAAGCTCTGGATTTAGAAGAAACCAGTAAATTGAATTGTAATAAATAATATTATCATTAAATCTTTGTACTATGTGGAATTTTTTGGCACCACCTGCTTACAAGCAGGAGTTACCGGCAGAGAAGATTGACTCTGTATATAAGAGTTATCGCTGGCAGGTCTTCTTAGGCATTTTTATTGGTTACGCAGGTTTTTATATTGTGCGTAAGAACTTTTCAATGGCTATCCCGGAACTTGGCCAGTTTGGTTTTGAAAAAGGAGAATTGAGCATCGTGCTTTCTATGAATGCGGTTGCTTATGCTTTGTCCAAGTTTTTAATGGGAAGCGTGTCCGATCGTAGCAATGCGCGTGTATTCCTACCATTAGGATTGGTTTTGGCGGCTGTTTCCATGATGTTTATGATTGTACCGGTACAATTCTTCGGTCCGGAACAAAAATCATTGGCTATCATTGTAATGGCTGTCCTGAATTTTTTGGTAGGTTGGTTCAACGGTATGGGATGGCCTCCTTGCGGACGGGTCATGACACACTGGTTTTCAGTGACCGAACGGGGAACAATGATGTCCATTTGGAACTGCGCCCATAACGTGGGCGGTGCGTTGGTAGGCCCAATGGCTGTTTATGGCGCACTGTGGTTTGGCTCTTGGTTCTATGGGGTTGATTCATCCCGTTACTTTCTCATCGGTACGTATGTTTTCCCGGCAGCGGTAGCTATCCTCGTGGCGTTAGTGGCATATTGCCTGATACGTGATACTCCTCAATCCTGCGGACTTCCTTCCATTGAGAAATACCGCAATGATTATCCTAAGAATTATAGCGAAAAACAGGAAGAAGTGCTGACGGCTAAAGAAATCTTCTTTAAGCATGTGTTCAACAACAAAATGCTTTGGTACATTGCTATCGCCAATGCCTTTGTCTATATGGTGCGTTACGGTTGCTTGGACTGGGCTCCGACGTTCCTGAAAGAGGCCCAGGGCTATGATATCAAGCAAGCGGGGTGGGCATATTTTGCCTATGAGTTTGCGGCAATACCCGGAACACTGGTTTGCGGTTGGCTGAGTGATAAGGTATTTAAGGGTGGGCGTGCTATGACTACTATCATCTTTATGGCTATTGTAGCGGTATTTATCTTCCTCTATTGGCAGTGTTCCGACAACTATATGATTGTGACTTTGTCTCTGATTGCTATCGGTTTCTTTATCTATGGGCCGGTAATGTTGATTGGAGTTCAGGCGCTTGATCTTGCTCCTAAGAATGCTGCCGGTACGGCTGCCGGACTTACCGGGTTCTTCGGCTACTTCTTCGGAACGGCTATTCTGGCCAATGTAGTCCTCGGTTATGTAGCTGAAATGGCCGGTTGGGACTGGACTTTCATCTTGCTGCTCATCGCTTGTGCTTTGTCCATCCTATTGATGTCTTTCACTTATAAAGACGAAAAAGCATTACTTGCGGAAAGAAATAAGAAATAATCTTTTTAAGATAATATAGAATGATTTTAAACCAGTATTTACCTTAAAAATTAAACTATGTTGAAGAATCCAATCAGATTGAGCGCAACCTTATTAGGTATGGCTTTAGTAGCTTTCACTTCCTGTGAAGACCAAGATTTTACAGATGTGAATAATGATGCAACACGTGTTGAAGTAAACACAATCTCAGCCGAAATGGCAAAAGTACGCGACTATGTACCCGATTACGCTGTAATGGCTCATCGCGGTTCAACATTCTGGGCGCCGGAAGAAACGGAATCAGCATGGCGCTGGGCACGCGAAATGGGTGCGGATTATCTTGAATCCGATCTTCAGTGCACGAAGGACGGTGTGATCCTTGCGAACCATGATGACAATTTGAAACGTACCACTAACATTGAGAATGTGTATAGCGAACTTGTTCCGGCAACGCGTAAAGCCTTTTACATGCGTCATGGAATGAGCGAGGAAGAGGCAGAAAAATTGGTTGCCGCTGATAAGGCAAGTTTCCGTCCCTATTATGCGATGTCTTATATGTACGAAGAATTACTGGCTCTGGATGCCGGCAGTTGGTTCAATGAGACAAGTATTGAGCAAGCCCGCAAGTCATTTGCCGAAAAACATCAATATGTTTCCGCCCTTGAAGACCAGATTCGTTACGCCGAAGGCAAAATGCTGAAACGCGGTTCTGATGGTGAACGCATATACACTGTCACCGGCACTTGGGATCCGGACAAACCCCGGGATTGCTTGACATATAAATTTGAATATGTGGATGATCCGCAGGATACAGGTAACCGTCCGGGTATTTATATCGAGTTTAAGGAGTCCTGGCTGAATCCTTCGGACTTTGAAAAGCGTGTTTACAATAAATTGGACGAACTTGGTTGGAACATTATTACGAAACCTTGTGATGGAGAACCTTTCTATAAGAACAATAAAGTAAATGTAGGCAATACCAATGGTAAGGTGATTCTTCAGACATTCTCTCTTGAAAGTCTTCGCCGCACAGCAGACGAATTCCAGGGTAAAATACCTATGTGTTTCTTGTTGTGGGAAGGTAACGGCGCCACCGACTTGAAGTATGACACGCCTCAGGGATATGCCTCTTTCATCAATCTTGGTTTGGAATATAAGGCTCACATTATCGGCCCTTGCATTGCGGGAGCTCCTAATAACTATCCGGAGATGAACGCCCCATGGCAGGCCTATCTGATCAAGAAATCCGGCATGTTGAATCATCCGTACTCATTCGACTCTTATGCGCAAATGGGTAAGTATTTCGGACAATACAACTGGGGAAATACTGTACAATATGACGATGTTCTGCATGGTATCTATGGTGACGGTCTGTTCACTAACCGTTCGGAAATGAGTCTGAAATATTTAATTGACAATGGTCTGCGCAAAGCGCCTGCTCCTCAAACGGTTCCGGATGCAGTTGAGACACTTGAAAGACTTGGTTATTAATTAATTTATTAACACTAATACAGATTATATTATATGAAAAAATATATTTTAATGCCGGTATTGGCTGCATTGTCACTGTCAGGATCGGTAATCCAAGCTCAGGACTTTGATAATAATCCGGTTGTTAATGTTAGCAACAGTAAGGAAAACTTGAACTTTACGATTGGTGCTCGTTTCATGATGGACGGTGCATACTATCATTCGGACTTCACTCCGGTAAAATCGGGAGCAGCCATTACTGATGCGCGTATCCGTACTTCAATGAGTTATGAAGACTGGTACTTCTATGCAGATTTTGACTTCTCCAAAGGTAAATTCTCACAGAAGAATATTTTCCTGCAATACTCGCTGGAAGGTGCAAAAGGTACTCACCGCTTTAAAGCCGGTTATTACAACAATCCGGTTTCAATGGCAAATAATACCAGCCGCGGAAGCCTGCACTTTATCTCCCGTTCGGCCGCAGCCAATGCTTTTTCGCCTTCTCGTGAGTTGGGTCTGAGCTATATTTTCTATAATGACCATTTCTTTGCAAATCAGGGTGTATTTGCCGAAAACAAATACAACGATCAGCCGTCAGGCTATCAGGGCATGTCATTGGGTGGCCGTTGGGTATGGCGTCCTATCAATAATGATGACAGGACATTCCACTTAGGAGCTGCTTTCCGTTATGCTAATATTGCTACCGGCACAGTAGAGAACAATGTCCTGAAAACCGAACTGGATATGGGATCTTCATTGGAAACTTACGTAGACGCTACTCAGGATTTCTTATCGGCCAAGTTGCCATGGGCAAAAAATGTGTATGATGTGGGTGCTGAGTTCTTGTATAAGACAGATGACTTTTTTGCCCGCGGCGAATACATGTACAAACATGTGACGAAAAAACGTGATGACCAGGCTTTGTTCGAAGCTAATCTGGGGTCTATTGACTCTTGGGGCTCGCTTGAGTCATGGCAGAAAGGTAATCCGCTTGGTGACAATTCTTTCCATGGGGCTTATATTGAAGCCGGTTATAAGATCTTCGGCGATCCGTATCAATACAGCAATTCCGATGCTTTGTTGAAGGGGTTGAACGGTAGAGCGCTTGAGGTGGTGGCTCGTTATAGTTATACAGGCTTGAACGATCTCGTTGAGGGTGAGAAATATGTTCCCGGCCGCGATCAATATTATCCTAACGGTGTATTGGCAGACTATCCCGCCACTTCATTGAGCATTGGCGGCGGTAATATGCACTCGGCAACTTTAGGCGTAAACTACTCTTTCAACAAGTTCGCCCAAGTAATGTTGAGCTATACTTACAATCGTCTTGATCGCGATAAGTTCCAGTACGATAAGAACTTCCATGTGCTTCAGGCACGTCTGATGTTCCAATTCTAATTGTGTGCATTTGTTTATAATAATGGTTAGTGAGCCTCTGCAGCAGAGGTAACAAAAGAAAAGGGGATACTGCCACAGTGGTATCCTCTTTTTGTTGTATAGTGGAGGCAGCACAGATATTTCCCGAGATATTTGGTACTAAAAACGAAAAAGTCATAACTTTGATTGCATTTTCAATTCTGATTAAAAAGAGTAAACTTATGAAAGCATTTCTTGCAGGCATTTGTCTGTTTTTTGCCACCCTCGTTTCTTGCCAGCAGAAGGGAGAAGGTTTTACATCTGTTTCGGCAGATGAGTTTGCGACATTGATTGCTGATCCCGAAATTCAGCGATTGGATGTGCGTACGGTTGCCGAGTATTCGGAAGAGCACATCCCCGGCAGTATCAATATCAATGTGCTGGATGAGCAGTTTGCTGTTGTGGCGGATTCCACACTCCGGAAAGACGCACCGGTAGCTCTTTATTGCCGTAGCGGAAAACGCAGCAAGAAGGCTGCGGCTATCCTGAGCAAAAAGGGATATACGGTTTATGAACTCGATAAGGGGTTCACCGGCTGGAAACAAGCAGGGAAGGAAACAGAGAAATAGGCTGTTCCTTGTTTTGATACTCTCGATACCGGATGCTTAGCCGTTATGGGTATCGATTGAAGCGTTGTTTTTTCTTTGGACAATATTATAATCCGGCAGGACAAAAACAATATCAAAAAATACTTATTACCAATATTGATGGACGATATTAATGGCTCTTTGTTTTATAACTGACTACATTTGTTCACCCAAATAATTCTAAATGAAAACAAAGAATTACATTAAATTGTGTACCATGAAAATAAGTATTAATTGTATATTAATTAAATGCCCTGATAAAATGAAGATTATATTTGCTGTAATTGGGATATTATGCATGGGACTGATGTCTGTGCATGCCAATAACCCGTTGAGACAATCGCCTTATCCGCAAAAGGATAATATCATATATTTGAACCCGGCTCCTTTATTGGTGCCGTTGAGCATGAAGCAGTCGGATTATTTGCAGTTTAACCTCTCGCAAGATAAGAACTTCAAAGGAAGCAACGATATTCTCTCCAAACCTGTACCCTGGTGCATGTTCAATGCCCATAAGGTACTGAATACAGGTGTGTGGTACTGGCGTTTCCGTTCGGTCAGCAAGGCCGGTGAAGAAATGCCTTGGAGTGAGACGTATAGTTTTACAGTAGAAGAGACTACTCCGCAGTTTGCAACACCTCCGTTTGAGGTACTTTTGAAGAACCTTCCTAAGGACTATCCGCGTATTTATTGCTTTTTGAACGGGCACTTGGCGGATGCCCGGAAGAAGGTGCGTACTCATCCGGAGTTTGAAGTGATGGTTGATGATGCACGTACTGCGCTTGCTATGGATTTCAGTACCGATACGCAGCCTTATAAACATGTCTTTGCCATGTCTGAGAATTTTGATAAGCTGAATACTGCCTATCAAATGTTGCAGTATGACGTTTATGCAGATAAGATGATGGCGAATGTACGTTGCCTTCTTAAGCAAGAACCGGCTAAGGACTTTATCGACAATGATTTCAAGGCAGGAGAGCTGGTCTATCTGCTGGCAGCTACTTATGAGAATTTTTATGAGCGCTTTACGGAGCAAGAGCATAAGCAGATAGAAAAGATTATAATGGGGGTTCTTGGCTTTTATTATAACGGCCGGCTCTTAGGGCGTGAGGAGAATATGTTTTTCGATGAACATATCTGGCAGTTTGAAATACGCCGTTTCCTGCAAGTTTCATTGGTGCTGTATGACAAATATCCTGCTGCAAAAGAATATTTGGAGTATTACTATGAACTTTGGAATACGCGAGGACCGGGCACAGGTTTTAATCGTGACGGCGCATGGCACAATGGAGCCAACTATTTCAGCGCAAATGCAGTCAGCTTGTGCTATCTTCCCACTTTGTTCGGTTATCTCACAGGGACTGACTTTCTGCAGCATCCTTGGTATAAGAATGGGGGAATAGGGGTGGCATATACTTGGCTGCCCGGCTCTTTGAGTGCAGGTTTTGGCGACGGACATGAAAAAAGAAATGGTAAACCTTTACGCATCCGGAGCGCTTTTGCCGATTTCCTGGCCCGTACTACCGGTGACCCGTATGCAGCCTGGTATTCTGCTGTCAACAACCGCTATGATACCGAGTTTGAAACCCGTCTCTACCGTCTCGCATCCGCCAAGCAGCGCCCGGCCAATTGTGAACTTCCGGCGGATGCACCGAAAGCTGTATGGTTTAGGGACTGTGGCGAAATGATAGCCAACAGTAATTTGGGGGATTTGAAAAAGAATATCAGCCTGAGTTTTCGTTCCAGTCCTTTCGGTTCGGGCAATCATACCCATTCCAATCAGAATGCTTTCAATCTGCATTATGGTGGGGAAGCGGTTTTCCATGCAGTGGGGCATTATATGAACTTCTGTGATCCGCATAATCTGCTGTCCTATCGCAATACACGTGCCCATAACACCATGCTTATAAACGGTATCGGTCAGCCTTTTACACCCGATGCCTATGGATACATTGTGCGTATGTTCAATGGGGATAACATCTCTTATGCTTTGGGGGACGCTTCAACAGCATATTGTGGCATCAGTAATATCCGTTTGTGGAAAAGAAGTTTTGAGAAGTATCATCTGACACAAACGCCCGAAAACGGTTTCGGTGAGACTCCTTTGAAGAAGTACCGTAGACACATTTTCCTGTTGCACCCCAATAAAGTCGTTATTTATGACGAACTGGAGGCAAATGAGAAAGTGCGTTGGGACTGGTTGCTGCATAGTCCTGTGAAATTTGATATAAATCCTGCCGCATCCATACTCACGACAGTGAACAAAGAGAAGGGGTTTAGTTCCGTTGTCCAATTGTTTTGTGAACAGGAAGCTGCTATCACCCAAACTGATAAATATGCTGCTCCTCCGAATCATGCTGATGCCCAGCGTGGTGAGGACTTTACCGATCCCTGGTCACTTACTGCAAGTTTCGGGCCGAGCAGGAATAATCGTATACTTACCATTATTCAGGTTGAAGCCGATGGCAGGCAGGCTGTGCAGATAATGAGAGAGGGCAATACTTTCCGATGCGGCGAATGGGTTATTGAAGCCGAATTGAATGCTAAACGTCCGGGCAGATTGTATATCCGTAACAGCCGGAACAATGCTGTGTTCAGCTATGGGGATAAGAAACCGGAAATAAACGGAGAACTCTATTCATGTAAAGAGAAAGATGCTTCTGTTTTGTTCGACTGTGTCAACGGGGAATGGACGGTTCAGGAAATGGGCGACCAAAGAGTGCAAACGATGGGAAAGTGGTAAATCTCTTGTGGCTTGTTACTTCATGGGGTTGTATCAAAATGAAATTCAGTTGAATCTCATTTTGATACAACCCCATGAAATATAAGGCATAATAAGGTTTTATACCATATATGAGTGCGTCTTTATAAGCTTTCTATCAGACGTTTCAGTACCACTGTTGCAGAAATCTCCCGGTTGGCAGCTTCCGGTATTACGATAGATTGCGGACTTTCAATCACATCATCCGTTACAATCATATTGCGGCGTACCGGCAGGCAGTGCATGAAATAGGCATTGTTGGTTACTGCCATTTGGCGGTCGCTTACGGTCCAGTCGCGGTCTTTGCTCAGGATTTGTCCGTAGTTGTCACCGGTGTAGGCAGCCCAGTTCTTGGCATATACAAAGTCTGCACCTTCAAAAGCCTTCATCTGGTCGTATTCCACGCGGGCATTACCCACAAACTTAGGATCGAGCTCATAACCTTCGGGGTGGGTAATGACGAATTCGTAGTCCGTCGCATTCATCCACTCGGCAAAAGAGTTGGGAACAGCCTGCGGCAACGGGCGCGGGTGCGGAGCCCATGTCATTACGACTTTGGGACGCGCCGTTTTCTTGTATTCCTCAATTGTGATGAGGTCTGCAAAGCTTTGCAGCGGATGGCGTGTGGCAGCTTCCATAGAGAATACCGGACGGCCGGAGTGCTTTATGAACTGATTCAGTATCACTTCGTTGTAATCGTATTCGCGGTTTTCAAAACGGGCAAAGGAACGCACTCCGATAATATCGCAGTAACAACCCATTACGGGAATGGCCTCCAGCAGATGTTCCGGTTTGTCACCGTCCATGATGACGCCGCGCTCTGTTTCCAGTTTCCAGGCTCCTTGATTGATGTCCAATACAATGACATTCATGCCCAAATTGAGGGCGGCTTTTTGAGTGCTGAGACGGGTGCGCAGACTTGAGTTGAAGAATATCATCATCAATGTCTTGTTACGTCCCAGCTCTACATATTTGAAACGGTCTTTTTTGATTTCGAATGCTTCGTCAAGTGCAGTTCTCAGGTTACCGATGTCCTGCACGCAAGTAAACTTCTTCATACTTTTCTAATGATTAGTGGTTAATGATTAGCGATTAGCGGTTAGTGGTTAGTGATTAGTTAACCATTAATCACTAATTTCTTATCTGTCCTTCTCCTTCAATTATCCATTTATATGTGGTAATTTCTTCTAAAGCCATTGGTCCGCGTGCATGTAGCTTTTGTGTGCTGATGCCAATCTCCGCACCCAATCCGAACTGTGCGCCGTCTGTAAAGGAAGTCGGGGCATT from the Bacteroides eggerthii genome contains:
- the glpA gene encoding anaerobic glycerol-3-phosphate dehydrogenase subunit A, which gives rise to MVLNSGTNEFDIIIIGGGATGAGTARDCSLRGMRVLLVERFDFAAGATGRNHGLLHSGARYAVTDRESAAECIKENMILRKIARHCVEENGGLFISLPEDDLSYQNLFVESCRAAGINAETIDPAEARLIEPSVNPSIIGAVKVPDGSIDPFRLTLANVIDAKAHGAKVLVYHEVTALIREQGAIVGVTVFNHKTKTEHNYYAPLTINAGGIWGHGIAAKAGIRVDMFPAKGSLLIFGHRINNVVLNRCRKPANADILVPGDTICLIGTTSSRVGFDEVDDVRVTSEEVDLLLSEGEKLAPALATTRILRAYAGVRPLVAADNDPSGRNISRGIVLLDHETRDGVAGFVTITGGKLMTYRLMAEWATDLACKKLGVDKPCTTMNEPLPGSRMEEGESNGRQVVADQPKRSSVGRHGEMAAKIASESKYDNSLVCECEDVTVGEVNYAVNELDVHNLIDLRRRTRVGMGTCQGELCACRAAGLLGEAHNCSQKAKDDLASFLNERWKGLYPVAWGEALRESEYTQWIYSGVCGME
- the glpB gene encoding glycerol-3-phosphate dehydrogenase subunit GlpB, translated to MKFDVLIIGGGLAGLTCGIRLQKNGVKCAIVSTGQSALHFSSGSFDLLNELPDGTKVDNPMAAVGKVSANHPYAKLGSEFAYYVHEAKQQFLDLGIEVAGDAEQNHLRITPMGTLKPTWLTFSDFTPFSSVSDMAGKKIRVVNMAGFLDFNTKFVADSFEKYGAKCQISSINLPELERLRISPTEMRSTNIARVLENEKTLEALIMELAGTVSGFDVVALPAVFGLSSVAPVRRLKEALNIPVWLIPTMPPSVPGIRAQQQLRRSFEELGGVYMLGDTVVKADFKGNKVQSVYSVNHGDISFVAENFVLASGSYFSNGLIAQPDKVIEPVFGSDVDFTPGRDSWYDKSFFNKQNYMTFGVATDEKLRIKIKGDVQQNLFAVGSVLGGSNTIHEGCGAGVSMLTALYVADNLING
- the glpC gene encoding anaerobic glycerol-3-phosphate dehydrogenase subunit GlpC gives rise to the protein MNMQQNNISENNFEQCIKCTVCTVYCPVIPVNPKYPGPKQAGPDEERLRLKRGEYFDEALKYCLNCKRCEVACPSNVKIGDIIQLARIKYSKKKPALRDIMLANTDFVGTMASAFAPVVNATLSLKPVKMVMDGALKIDHRRVFPKYSSQTFESWFKKNVMALQENYKKHVTFFHGCYINYNFPQLGKDMVSVFNAIGYGVHLLEKEKCCGVALISNGLINQARKQAESNLRSVRKSVLEDKRPVIGASSTCIFTMRDEYPHLLGIDNADVRDSIELATRFIFRLLEEGNVKLKFRNDVKMKIAYHTPCHMEKLGWAYYSIALLRSIPNVDLTVLNSQCCGIAGTYGFKKENYETSQGIGASLFNQIEEVAADFVATDCETCKWQIEMSTSAKVKHPISVLAEALDLEETSKLNCNK
- the pgtP gene encoding phosphoglycerate transporter protein PgtP — protein: MWNFLAPPAYKQELPAEKIDSVYKSYRWQVFLGIFIGYAGFYIVRKNFSMAIPELGQFGFEKGELSIVLSMNAVAYALSKFLMGSVSDRSNARVFLPLGLVLAAVSMMFMIVPVQFFGPEQKSLAIIVMAVLNFLVGWFNGMGWPPCGRVMTHWFSVTERGTMMSIWNCAHNVGGALVGPMAVYGALWFGSWFYGVDSSRYFLIGTYVFPAAVAILVALVAYCLIRDTPQSCGLPSIEKYRNDYPKNYSEKQEEVLTAKEIFFKHVFNNKMLWYIAIANAFVYMVRYGCLDWAPTFLKEAQGYDIKQAGWAYFAYEFAAIPGTLVCGWLSDKVFKGGRAMTTIIFMAIVAVFIFLYWQCSDNYMIVTLSLIAIGFFIYGPVMLIGVQALDLAPKNAAGTAAGLTGFFGYFFGTAILANVVLGYVAEMAGWDWTFILLLIACALSILLMSFTYKDEKALLAERNKK
- a CDS encoding glycerophosphodiester phosphodiesterase family protein, yielding MLKNPIRLSATLLGMALVAFTSCEDQDFTDVNNDATRVEVNTISAEMAKVRDYVPDYAVMAHRGSTFWAPEETESAWRWAREMGADYLESDLQCTKDGVILANHDDNLKRTTNIENVYSELVPATRKAFYMRHGMSEEEAEKLVAADKASFRPYYAMSYMYEELLALDAGSWFNETSIEQARKSFAEKHQYVSALEDQIRYAEGKMLKRGSDGERIYTVTGTWDPDKPRDCLTYKFEYVDDPQDTGNRPGIYIEFKESWLNPSDFEKRVYNKLDELGWNIITKPCDGEPFYKNNKVNVGNTNGKVILQTFSLESLRRTADEFQGKIPMCFLLWEGNGATDLKYDTPQGYASFINLGLEYKAHIIGPCIAGAPNNYPEMNAPWQAYLIKKSGMLNHPYSFDSYAQMGKYFGQYNWGNTVQYDDVLHGIYGDGLFTNRSEMSLKYLIDNGLRKAPAPQTVPDAVETLERLGY
- a CDS encoding porin codes for the protein MKKYILMPVLAALSLSGSVIQAQDFDNNPVVNVSNSKENLNFTIGARFMMDGAYYHSDFTPVKSGAAITDARIRTSMSYEDWYFYADFDFSKGKFSQKNIFLQYSLEGAKGTHRFKAGYYNNPVSMANNTSRGSLHFISRSAAANAFSPSRELGLSYIFYNDHFFANQGVFAENKYNDQPSGYQGMSLGGRWVWRPINNDDRTFHLGAAFRYANIATGTVENNVLKTELDMGSSLETYVDATQDFLSAKLPWAKNVYDVGAEFLYKTDDFFARGEYMYKHVTKKRDDQALFEANLGSIDSWGSLESWQKGNPLGDNSFHGAYIEAGYKIFGDPYQYSNSDALLKGLNGRALEVVARYSYTGLNDLVEGEKYVPGRDQYYPNGVLADYPATSLSIGGGNMHSATLGVNYSFNKFAQVMLSYTYNRLDRDKFQYDKNFHVLQARLMFQF